A single genomic interval of Alistipes provencensis harbors:
- a CDS encoding DUF4465 domain-containing protein — protein sequence MKKFLVTPFLFVLAAAAFVGCDDNEYIYYELPDEARVIDFEGANLGTDGFIWGKGQATEQDDTDWQGQPIRSDIYYGPIYTEKEAQIYTYYSDNGHSVDSWGGMVVSNHKDKKTEDYTNDKSVYGDGGADGSAQFAAIYYSEYTPNGKGIPTVNFLGGVKPVSVAVANMTYLYLYFKGSAPATLVDVKAVITGYNSGIKTGEVTVMLADKASGTVKSGWETVDLSSLGTVTSLTFTVSTTDYMCPTYFAIDNLAYEK from the coding sequence ATGAAAAAATTTCTTGTTACTCCCTTTCTTTTCGTATTGGCAGCGGCGGCTTTCGTGGGCTGCGACGATAACGAATACATCTATTACGAGCTTCCCGATGAAGCTCGGGTGATCGACTTCGAAGGCGCCAACCTCGGCACCGACGGCTTTATCTGGGGCAAAGGTCAGGCTACGGAGCAGGACGACACCGACTGGCAGGGCCAGCCGATCAGATCGGATATTTATTACGGCCCGATCTATACGGAGAAAGAGGCGCAGATTTATACCTATTATTCGGATAACGGGCATTCGGTGGATAGCTGGGGCGGCATGGTCGTTTCGAATCACAAGGACAAGAAGACCGAAGACTATACCAACGACAAGAGCGTCTACGGCGACGGAGGCGCCGACGGTTCGGCCCAGTTCGCTGCTATTTATTATTCGGAGTATACACCGAACGGCAAGGGTATTCCGACCGTCAATTTTCTGGGCGGCGTAAAGCCCGTATCGGTGGCTGTGGCCAACATGACCTATCTTTATCTCTATTTCAAAGGTTCGGCGCCGGCAACGCTCGTCGATGTGAAAGCTGTCATTACGGGTTACAACAGCGGCATTAAAACCGGAGAGGTTACCGTAATGCTGGCTGACAAGGCTTCGGGAACGGTGAAGTCGGGCTGGGAGACGGTCGATCTGTCGTCGCTCGGAACGGTTACTTCGCTGACCTTTACAGTATCGACGACCGACTATATGTGTCCGACTTATTTTGCCATCGACAACTTGGCTTACGAGAAGTAG
- the galK gene encoding galactokinase, with amino-acid sequence MKEKVSKKFSELYGEGAILFASPGRINLIGEHTDYNGGFVFPGAVDKGIVAAIKLNGTDKVRAYALDLGESSEFGLNEADKPAQSWACYIFGVCREIQKRGGKIGGFDTVFAGDVPLGAGMSSSAALESTYAFALNDLYNCGIDKFELAKIGQSTEHNYCGVNCGIMDQFASVFGKKGNLIRLDCRSLEYAYFPFDPKGYKLVLLDSRVKHELVGSPYNDRRASCERVAKMLGQEFLRGATMEQLDAIKDKISEEDYKRARYVIGEEKRVLDVCEALEKGDYETVGERMYETHWGMSKDYEVSCEELDFLATVAKECGVSGSRIMGGGFGGCTINLVKDSLYDNFIATAKEKFNAKYGHEPKVYEVVISDGSRRL; translated from the coding sequence ATGAAAGAAAAAGTCAGCAAGAAATTCTCGGAACTTTACGGCGAAGGCGCCATTCTGTTCGCTTCCCCGGGGCGTATCAACCTCATCGGCGAACACACGGATTACAACGGGGGATTCGTATTCCCGGGAGCCGTGGACAAAGGCATCGTCGCCGCCATCAAACTGAACGGTACGGACAAGGTGCGCGCCTATGCGCTCGACTTGGGCGAGAGCTCGGAGTTCGGTCTGAACGAGGCGGACAAACCCGCCCAGAGCTGGGCCTGCTACATCTTCGGCGTCTGCCGCGAGATTCAGAAGCGCGGCGGCAAGATCGGCGGTTTCGACACGGTATTTGCGGGCGATGTTCCGCTGGGCGCCGGCATGTCGTCGTCGGCGGCGCTGGAGTCGACCTACGCCTTTGCGCTGAACGACCTTTACAACTGCGGCATCGACAAGTTCGAGCTGGCGAAGATCGGCCAGTCCACCGAGCACAACTACTGCGGCGTGAACTGCGGCATCATGGACCAGTTCGCGTCGGTATTCGGCAAGAAGGGCAACCTGATTCGTCTGGACTGCCGTTCGCTGGAGTATGCCTATTTCCCGTTCGACCCGAAGGGTTACAAGCTCGTCCTGCTGGATTCGCGCGTGAAGCACGAGTTGGTGGGTTCGCCCTACAACGACCGCCGCGCGTCGTGCGAGCGTGTGGCCAAGATGCTGGGACAGGAGTTCCTGCGCGGCGCCACGATGGAGCAGTTGGACGCCATCAAGGATAAGATTTCGGAGGAGGACTACAAGCGTGCCCGCTATGTGATCGGCGAGGAGAAGCGCGTGCTGGATGTCTGCGAGGCGCTCGAGAAGGGCGACTACGAGACCGTCGGCGAGCGGATGTACGAGACCCACTGGGGCATGTCGAAGGACTACGAAGTGTCGTGCGAGGAGCTGGATTTTCTGGCCACGGTGGCCAAGGAGTGCGGCGTGAGCGGTTCGCGCATCATGGGCGGCGGCTTCGGCGGCTGCACGATCAATCTGGTGAAGGATTCGCTTTATGACAACTTCATCGCCACGGCCAAGGAGAAGTTCAACGCCAAATACGGCCACGAACCCAAGGTTTACGAAGTGGTGATCTCCGACGGTTCGCGCCGCTTGTAA
- a CDS encoding glycerol-3-phosphate dehydrogenase/oxidase, with amino-acid sequence MERAAQIKKLSEKDKIWDMVVVGGGATGLGVAVDAATRGMSVACLEKTDFAKCTSSRSTKLVHGGVRYLQKGDVMLVLEALRERGRMKANAPHLVKDQAFVISNYRYWDNFLYFCGLTFYDLLSFGFGYGRSKYISAKKVMKYIPTSVEKGLKGGVVYHDGQFDDSRMAINLAQTCIENGGTVVNHASVTGILHDEAGKVAGVKFVDNLSGEEHTLKARSVVNAAGCFVDDIMHMDSPEHKKMVTPSQGVHIVLDMKFLQSDYAIMVPKTSDGRVLFAVPWHDKVVVGTTDIVRPTAEEEPRPLKEEIDFILGTAGLYMNPAPTYKDILSVFAGQRPLAAPKKEGKNTKEISRSHKVITSDNGLVTITGGKWTSYRLMAEDTVDKAIEVCGLPKRKCVTKKFHIHGYRKNPDLTDHMYVYGSDEPKILQLIEKEPALGEKLSEKFGYTLAEVVWAVREEMAITLEDVLSRRVRLLFVDAREAIAAAPKAAAIMARELGRDQAWIDEQVKSFTDLAKNYIFEQK; translated from the coding sequence ATGGAAAGAGCGGCACAAATCAAAAAGCTGTCCGAAAAGGACAAGATCTGGGACATGGTAGTCGTGGGCGGCGGTGCCACGGGACTGGGTGTAGCGGTCGACGCGGCGACGCGCGGCATGAGCGTGGCCTGCTTGGAAAAGACCGACTTCGCCAAATGTACGTCGAGCCGTTCGACCAAACTGGTGCACGGCGGCGTGCGCTATCTCCAGAAAGGCGACGTGATGCTGGTGCTGGAGGCGCTGCGCGAACGCGGCCGCATGAAGGCCAACGCACCGCATCTGGTCAAAGACCAAGCGTTCGTCATCTCGAACTACCGCTACTGGGACAATTTCCTCTACTTCTGCGGACTGACGTTCTACGACCTGCTCTCGTTCGGCTTCGGCTACGGGCGTTCGAAATACATTTCGGCGAAGAAGGTGATGAAATACATCCCGACCTCGGTCGAGAAGGGACTGAAAGGCGGCGTGGTCTACCACGACGGCCAGTTCGACGACTCGCGCATGGCCATCAACTTGGCGCAGACCTGCATCGAGAACGGCGGTACGGTCGTCAACCACGCCTCGGTGACGGGCATCCTGCACGACGAGGCGGGCAAGGTCGCCGGCGTGAAGTTCGTCGACAACCTCTCGGGCGAGGAGCATACGCTCAAGGCCCGCAGCGTGGTCAATGCCGCCGGCTGCTTCGTCGACGACATCATGCACATGGACAGCCCCGAGCACAAGAAGATGGTCACTCCGAGTCAGGGCGTGCACATCGTGCTGGACATGAAGTTCCTGCAGAGCGACTACGCCATCATGGTCCCCAAGACCTCGGACGGCCGCGTGCTGTTCGCCGTGCCTTGGCACGACAAGGTCGTGGTCGGCACCACCGACATCGTGCGCCCCACCGCCGAGGAGGAGCCGCGTCCGCTGAAGGAGGAGATCGACTTCATCCTCGGCACCGCAGGACTCTACATGAACCCGGCGCCCACCTATAAGGATATTCTTTCGGTATTCGCGGGCCAGCGTCCGCTGGCGGCACCCAAGAAGGAGGGCAAGAACACCAAGGAGATTTCGCGCAGCCACAAGGTCATCACCTCGGACAACGGACTGGTGACCATCACGGGCGGCAAGTGGACCTCCTACCGCCTGATGGCCGAGGACACGGTGGACAAGGCCATCGAGGTGTGCGGACTCCCCAAGCGCAAGTGCGTCACCAAGAAGTTCCATATCCACGGCTACCGCAAGAATCCCGATCTCACGGACCACATGTATGTCTACGGATCGGACGAGCCGAAGATTCTCCAACTGATCGAAAAGGAACCCGCATTGGGCGAGAAACTCTCGGAGAAATTCGGCTACACGCTGGCCGAAGTGGTCTGGGCCGTGCGCGAAGAGATGGCCATCACGCTCGAAGACGTGCTGTCGCGCCGCGTACGCCTGCTGTTCGTCGACGCCCGCGAGGCGATCGCCGCAGCCCCGAAGGCCGCTGCAATCATGGCCCGCGAACTGGGCCGCGATCAGGCATGGATCGACGAGCAGGTGAAAAGTTTCACCGATCTGGCAAAAAATTATATCTTTGAGCAAAAATAA
- the rhaD gene encoding rhamnulose-1-phosphate aldolase, with translation MKSILENRPELARRVAEVAEVASYLWQKGWAERNGGNITVNVTAYADDAVRSMAPISAPVAFGMTLPHLKGCYFFCKGTNRRMRDLARRPMENGSVIRILDDCASYEIIADNPVKPTSELASHLAMHDQMIATGNGYTAAVHTHPIDLIAMTHNPAFLAKDVLTNLLWSMIPETRAFCPKGLGIVPYKMPSSTELAEATIEQLKEYDVVMWEKHGVCAVGPDIMEAFDQVDVLSKSAQIYLTAKSMGFEPTGTTQEQMDELKRAFNL, from the coding sequence ATGAAATCGATACTCGAAAATCGTCCCGAACTGGCCCGCCGGGTGGCCGAAGTCGCCGAAGTCGCCAGCTATCTCTGGCAGAAAGGCTGGGCCGAGCGCAACGGCGGCAACATCACGGTCAACGTCACGGCCTATGCCGACGACGCCGTCCGCTCGATGGCCCCGATCAGCGCCCCGGTCGCATTCGGCATGACGCTGCCCCACCTCAAAGGGTGCTATTTCTTCTGCAAGGGCACCAACCGCCGCATGCGCGACCTCGCACGGCGGCCGATGGAGAACGGTTCGGTGATCCGCATCCTCGACGACTGCGCGTCGTACGAGATCATCGCCGACAACCCCGTGAAGCCGACTTCCGAGCTGGCTTCGCATCTGGCGATGCACGACCAGATGATCGCCACGGGCAACGGCTACACCGCCGCCGTCCACACCCACCCGATCGACCTCATCGCCATGACCCACAACCCGGCGTTTCTGGCCAAGGACGTGCTCACGAACCTGCTGTGGTCGATGATCCCCGAGACGCGGGCCTTCTGCCCCAAAGGGCTGGGCATCGTGCCCTACAAGATGCCCAGCTCCACCGAGCTGGCCGAAGCCACGATCGAACAGTTGAAGGAATACGACGTGGTGATGTGGGAGAAACACGGCGTCTGCGCCGTGGGCCCCGACATCATGGAGGCGTTCGACCAAGTAGACGTGCTTTCGAAATCGGCGCAGATCTACCTGACGGCCAAGTCGATGGGTTTCGAACCGACGGGCACCACGCAGGAGCAGATGGACGAACTCAAACGCGCCTTCAACCTCTGA
- a CDS encoding DeoR/GlpR family DNA-binding transcription regulator, translated as MNKSGEEPLLSLPERHSRILALLQQNGSISVTQLSELFKVSEVTIRKDLSYLEQQKKLYRTHGSAILISPYISDRHVNEKEKKNVAEKRAIGAAAAALVSEDDSIIIASGTTMAFLAREIKPVGRLTVITAAVPVTQILSQHADVDVIQLGGITRSSSVSVVGPFAESMLRNFNCSKLFVGVDGIDTEFGLTTTNMLEASLNGAMINAAQKVVVLADSSKFGRRGFSKICDLEAVDRIITDSGVQPLYLERLRERGIEVTVVDV; from the coding sequence ATGAACAAATCTGGCGAAGAACCCCTTTTGAGCCTTCCGGAACGGCACAGCCGCATTCTGGCCCTGCTCCAACAGAACGGCTCGATTTCGGTGACGCAGCTCTCCGAACTTTTCAAGGTTTCGGAGGTGACCATCCGCAAGGATCTGTCCTACCTCGAACAGCAGAAGAAGCTCTACCGCACGCACGGCAGCGCCATTCTCATAAGCCCTTACATCAGCGACCGCCATGTCAACGAGAAAGAGAAGAAAAACGTCGCCGAGAAGCGGGCGATCGGCGCTGCGGCCGCGGCGCTCGTGTCGGAGGATGATTCGATCATCATTGCCTCGGGAACGACGATGGCCTTCCTTGCCCGGGAGATCAAACCCGTAGGCCGCCTGACGGTCATCACGGCGGCGGTTCCCGTGACGCAAATCCTCTCGCAGCACGCCGATGTGGACGTCATCCAGTTGGGCGGCATCACGCGCAGCAGTTCGGTATCCGTGGTGGGGCCCTTTGCCGAGTCGATGCTCCGCAACTTCAACTGCAGCAAGCTGTTCGTCGGCGTGGACGGCATCGACACCGAGTTCGGGCTGACGACGACCAACATGCTCGAAGCCTCGCTGAACGGCGCGATGATCAACGCCGCGCAGAAAGTCGTGGTGCTGGCCGACTCGTCGAAATTCGGGCGCCGCGGGTTCAGCAAGATCTGCGATCTGGAGGCCGTGGACCGCATCATCACCGACAGCGGCGTGCAGCCCCTTTATCTGGAGCGGCTGCGCGAACGCGGGATCGAGGTGACGGTGGTGGACGTCTGA
- the fabD gene encoding ACP S-malonyltransferase has translation MKHAYVFPGQGAQAVGMGKDLYDNVPAAKELFEKANEILGFRITDIMFAGTDEELKQTKVTQPAVFLHSVIMAKALGVKPDAAAGHSLGEFSALVVAGALSFEDGLKLVSKRAMAMQAACEAQPGTMAAILGLEDSVVEEICASTDGVVVAANYNCPGQLVISGAVEAVEAACEKAKAAGARRALRLPVGGAFHSPLMEPAKQELEKAIAEAPFQTPVCPIYQNVDAKPYTDPAAIKANLIAQLTAPVRWTYIVKNMLADGVTEFTELGPGTVLQGLIRKVDANAAVESKATL, from the coding sequence ATGAAGCACGCATATGTATTTCCGGGTCAGGGAGCTCAGGCCGTCGGCATGGGCAAGGACCTCTACGACAATGTTCCGGCTGCGAAGGAACTCTTCGAGAAGGCCAACGAGATCCTCGGGTTCCGCATCACCGACATCATGTTCGCCGGCACGGACGAGGAGCTGAAGCAGACCAAAGTCACCCAGCCCGCCGTATTCCTCCACTCGGTCATCATGGCCAAGGCACTGGGTGTGAAGCCCGATGCCGCCGCCGGGCACTCCTTAGGCGAATTCTCGGCCCTCGTGGTCGCCGGAGCCCTCTCGTTCGAGGACGGACTGAAACTCGTTTCGAAGCGTGCCATGGCCATGCAGGCCGCCTGCGAGGCACAGCCCGGCACGATGGCCGCCATCCTCGGCCTCGAGGACAGCGTGGTCGAGGAGATCTGCGCATCGACCGACGGCGTAGTCGTCGCCGCCAACTACAACTGCCCGGGCCAGTTGGTCATCTCGGGAGCCGTGGAGGCCGTGGAAGCCGCCTGTGAAAAAGCCAAGGCCGCCGGCGCCCGCCGCGCCCTGCGCCTGCCCGTGGGCGGTGCGTTCCACTCGCCGCTGATGGAGCCCGCCAAGCAGGAGCTCGAAAAAGCCATCGCCGAGGCGCCGTTCCAGACGCCCGTATGCCCGATCTACCAGAACGTGGACGCCAAGCCCTACACCGATCCCGCCGCCATCAAGGCCAACCTGATCGCCCAACTGACGGCTCCCGTGCGCTGGACCTACATCGTCAAGAACATGCTGGCCGACGGCGTGACGGAGTTCACCGAGCTCGGTCCCGGCACCGTCCTGCAAGGCCTCATCCGCAAGGTGGACGCCAACGCAGCCGTGGAGTCGAAAGCGACGCTGTAA
- a CDS encoding glycerophosphodiester phosphodiesterase family protein: protein MMKKIIFSAALLLAGGAVIAQPKVIAHRGYWTAPESAQNSLASFTKADAVGVYGSEIDVWLTADNKLIVNHDRKYKGTEVDMEKSTAKEITAIVLPNGENIPTFDAYLKLVASKPDTRLILEMKSLSDYNREDLAAEKIVKELKKYGVLDRTDIIAFSINACMAFKKLIPDTKIYYLNGDLPPKSIKKLGLAGIDYSMGVLRKHPQWVKEAHDLGLEVNVWTVDSEEDMKYFIGLGVDYITTDYPERLQALLKK, encoded by the coding sequence ATGATGAAAAAAATCATTTTCTCGGCCGCCCTGCTGCTCGCAGGAGGCGCCGTCATCGCCCAGCCCAAAGTGATCGCCCACCGCGGCTACTGGACCGCGCCCGAATCGGCGCAGAACTCGCTGGCTTCGTTCACCAAGGCCGACGCCGTCGGCGTCTACGGCTCGGAGATCGACGTCTGGCTCACGGCCGACAACAAGCTGATCGTCAACCACGACCGCAAGTACAAAGGCACCGAAGTCGACATGGAGAAGTCCACGGCCAAGGAGATCACGGCCATCGTGTTGCCCAACGGCGAGAACATCCCCACGTTCGACGCCTACCTCAAGCTCGTGGCCTCGAAACCCGACACGCGCCTGATTCTCGAAATGAAGTCGCTTTCGGATTACAACCGCGAGGACCTCGCCGCCGAGAAGATCGTCAAGGAGCTCAAGAAATACGGCGTACTGGACCGGACCGACATCATCGCCTTCTCGATCAACGCCTGCATGGCGTTCAAGAAGCTCATCCCCGACACCAAAATCTACTACCTCAACGGCGACCTGCCTCCCAAGAGCATCAAGAAACTGGGGCTGGCCGGCATCGACTACTCGATGGGCGTGCTGCGCAAGCATCCCCAATGGGTGAAGGAGGCGCACGATCTGGGTCTCGAAGTCAACGTCTGGACCGTGGATTCGGAGGAAGACATGAAATACTTCATCGGGCTGGGCGTGGACTACATCACCACCGACTACCCCGAGCGGTTGCAGGCTTTGCTGAAAAAGTAA
- a CDS encoding ROK family transcriptional regulator — translation MTSLTEFFNKHEDDALKGISHKNSIIKRNIIAHMAVNGECTLSELTKELHISVPTITKLVQELVDENIVTDLGKVETPGGRRPNIFGLANSAIYFAGVNVGRDNMRFLITDLQNNIIKEENDFTFELLDRPQCIERICTNIENFIASCGIDRGKILGLGVCMTGRVNPDTGRSYKYFTTSEQSLREVLEERVGLRVLLENDTRARCYAEYTCGKSKDESNVLYLHMGRGVAIGIVVDGQLYYGKSGFAGEFGHIPFFDNEIICSCGKKGCLETEVSGIAIEDKMCHLIQNGVNTILREKYDQQKTIHIDDIIAAAKNDDNLSIELIEEAGEKVGKAVAFLINTFNPETVIVGGNLAAAGDYIMLPLKSATNKYSLNLVYKDTKFRVSKMTENANAWGVAMLIRNKIIGL, via the coding sequence ATGACATCACTGACCGAATTTTTCAACAAACACGAAGACGATGCCCTGAAGGGCATTTCCCACAAAAACAGCATCATCAAGCGCAACATCATCGCGCATATGGCCGTCAACGGCGAATGCACGCTTTCGGAACTGACCAAAGAGCTGCATATCAGCGTTCCGACAATCACCAAGCTGGTGCAGGAACTCGTCGACGAGAACATCGTAACGGATCTGGGCAAAGTGGAAACCCCGGGCGGACGGCGCCCCAACATCTTCGGACTGGCCAATTCGGCGATCTACTTCGCCGGCGTGAATGTCGGCCGCGACAACATGCGCTTTCTGATCACCGACCTGCAGAACAACATCATCAAGGAGGAGAACGACTTCACGTTCGAACTGTTGGACCGTCCGCAGTGCATCGAGCGCATCTGCACGAACATCGAGAATTTCATCGCTTCGTGCGGCATCGACCGCGGAAAGATACTCGGACTGGGCGTCTGCATGACGGGCCGCGTGAATCCCGACACGGGCCGCAGCTACAAATATTTCACCACGAGCGAACAGTCGCTGCGTGAGGTGCTCGAGGAGCGCGTCGGCCTCCGCGTGCTGCTGGAGAACGACACCCGCGCCCGGTGCTACGCCGAGTACACCTGCGGCAAGTCGAAGGACGAGAGCAACGTGCTGTACCTCCACATGGGCCGCGGCGTGGCCATCGGCATCGTGGTCGACGGGCAGTTATATTACGGCAAGAGCGGTTTCGCGGGCGAGTTCGGGCACATTCCGTTCTTCGACAACGAGATCATCTGCTCGTGCGGCAAGAAGGGCTGCCTCGAGACCGAGGTTTCGGGTATCGCCATCGAGGACAAGATGTGCCACCTGATCCAGAACGGCGTGAACACCATCCTGCGCGAGAAATACGACCAGCAGAAGACCATCCATATCGACGACATCATCGCCGCGGCGAAGAACGACGACAACCTCTCGATCGAGCTGATCGAGGAGGCCGGCGAGAAGGTCGGCAAGGCCGTGGCTTTCCTGATCAATACCTTCAACCCCGAGACGGTCATCGTCGGCGGCAACCTCGCGGCAGCGGGCGACTACATCATGCTGCCGCTGAAGTCGGCGACGAACAAATATTCGCTCAATCTGGTCTACAAGGACACCAAGTTCCGCGTCTCGAAAATGACCGAGAACGCCAACGCTTGGGGCGTGGCGATGCTCATACGAAACAAGATAATAGGGCTATAG
- a CDS encoding glycoside hydrolase, which translates to MRQTKPVRMFLLALLALAGCSASSAEPKGDERLPESTRTPGYERNASLEVSVGRSTGVTLVGLGVELDPHFLSQNVTRRDGAKASDWDEIVVPRIRKMGIQRFRVMLLPHWWEPVNDNGDPDVAALDRFTFESAEMQSLYKVLDVAQEMGADVTLVLWGCPTYCDLLDPAYAGVKRHFLCSSEGTNWVVEPASNEEFAESFSTVAKHLIERRGYTCIKELTPFNEPDGNIIPLERYIPLAKVLDRRLRTDGIRDKVHLNLSDNTDTRRFFLEGCARDLAQEADLFNSHTYIFGYDTPNRTILAWEEANVAAAAKAGKNHFVGEFGSNQCVGATRQTDIDLYERGVLMARLVVNFLNAGAVGTSYWSLIDQYYGRNEPYAAMQQLGMWRYMRIAYRQDPDPNVYDRLTSDYQPRPQYYAYSLLTRFVRKGSEVYPLNLGSEFAAGTAIRTADGRWTYVIANATGQDLSFDLKNTLRGGMSDCKVYTYEERRLPDGDEQIAPSLQLENLDGTFCVGVRAHSVIVLTQL; encoded by the coding sequence ATGAGACAGACGAAACCCGTCCGGATGTTCCTGCTGGCCCTGCTGGCGCTCGCCGGATGTTCGGCATCTTCGGCAGAGCCCAAAGGTGACGAACGCCTGCCTGAATCCACCCGCACGCCGGGTTATGAGCGCAACGCAAGTCTCGAAGTGAGCGTCGGCCGTTCGACGGGCGTCACGCTCGTCGGGCTGGGCGTGGAGCTCGACCCGCATTTCCTGTCGCAGAACGTCACCCGCCGCGACGGGGCGAAAGCTTCGGACTGGGATGAGATCGTCGTGCCGCGCATCCGCAAAATGGGCATCCAGCGCTTCCGCGTGATGCTGCTGCCCCATTGGTGGGAGCCCGTCAACGACAACGGCGATCCCGACGTCGCGGCCCTCGACCGTTTCACATTCGAATCGGCCGAGATGCAGTCGCTCTACAAGGTGCTGGACGTCGCACAGGAGATGGGCGCCGACGTGACGCTCGTGCTGTGGGGATGCCCCACCTACTGCGACCTGCTCGATCCGGCCTATGCCGGCGTGAAGCGCCACTTCCTCTGCTCGTCCGAAGGGACGAACTGGGTCGTGGAACCCGCCAGCAACGAGGAGTTCGCCGAGAGTTTCTCGACCGTGGCCAAACACCTGATCGAGCGGCGGGGCTACACCTGCATCAAGGAGCTGACGCCCTTCAACGAACCCGACGGCAACATCATTCCGCTCGAACGCTACATTCCGCTGGCCAAGGTCCTCGACCGGCGCCTGCGCACGGACGGAATCCGCGACAAGGTACATCTGAACCTCTCGGACAACACCGACACGCGGCGTTTCTTCCTCGAGGGATGCGCCCGGGATTTGGCGCAGGAGGCCGACCTGTTCAACAGCCACACCTACATCTTCGGTTACGACACCCCCAACCGCACGATCCTCGCGTGGGAGGAGGCCAATGTGGCCGCGGCCGCCAAAGCGGGGAAAAACCACTTCGTCGGGGAGTTCGGATCGAACCAGTGCGTCGGCGCCACGCGCCAGACGGACATCGACCTTTACGAGCGGGGTGTGCTGATGGCGCGGCTCGTGGTGAATTTCCTCAACGCAGGAGCCGTCGGCACGAGTTACTGGAGCCTCATCGACCAGTATTACGGCCGCAACGAGCCTTATGCCGCGATGCAGCAGTTGGGAATGTGGCGTTACATGCGCATCGCCTATCGTCAGGACCCCGACCCGAACGTCTACGACCGGCTGACGAGCGACTACCAACCGCGGCCGCAGTACTATGCCTATTCGCTGCTGACGCGCTTCGTGCGCAAAGGCTCGGAGGTCTATCCGCTCAACCTCGGCAGCGAATTCGCGGCCGGAACGGCCATCCGCACGGCCGACGGCCGCTGGACCTATGTGATCGCCAACGCCACGGGGCAGGACCTGAGTTTCGACCTGAAAAATACGCTCCGCGGCGGCATGTCGGACTGCAAGGTCTATACCTATGAGGAGAGGCGGCTGCCCGACGGCGACGAACAGATCGCCCCGTCACTGCAACTCGAGAACCTCGACGGCACGTTCTGCGTCGGCGTCAGGGCCCACAGCGTCATCGTGCTCACGCAGCTCTGA
- a CDS encoding GNAT family N-acetyltransferase, whose product MNIEGKTIRLRAVEPEDADLMYMWENDCDIWAVSGTTEPFSRHQMQRFVERHQDVIGVLCDGQLRLIVETLLSARPVGAIDLFEYDPIQRRAGVGILIYEQSDRGRGYASDAVETLCRYAHDTLRAHQLWCNVGADNEASLRLFRNAGFTEIGVKRDWIWRPDGYHDEVMLQKILNF is encoded by the coding sequence ATGAATATCGAAGGGAAAACCATCCGCCTGCGGGCCGTGGAGCCGGAGGATGCCGACCTGATGTATATGTGGGAGAACGACTGCGACATCTGGGCGGTCAGCGGCACGACAGAGCCGTTTTCGCGCCACCAGATGCAGCGTTTCGTCGAACGGCATCAGGACGTCATCGGAGTGCTCTGCGACGGGCAACTGCGGCTGATCGTCGAAACCCTGCTGAGCGCGCGGCCGGTCGGGGCCATCGACCTGTTCGAATACGACCCGATCCAGCGCCGGGCGGGCGTCGGCATCCTCATCTACGAGCAGAGCGACCGGGGGCGCGGCTACGCCTCCGACGCCGTGGAGACCCTCTGCCGCTACGCACACGATACGCTGCGCGCACACCAGTTGTGGTGCAACGTCGGAGCCGACAACGAGGCCAGTCTGAGGCTGTTCCGCAACGCGGGATTCACCGAGATCGGCGTCAAACGCGACTGGATATGGCGGCCCGACGGCTATCACGATGAAGTGATGCTGCAAAAAATCCTGAATTTTTGA